DNA sequence from the Penicillium psychrofluorescens genome assembly, chromosome: 3 genome:
ACCGATATAGTTCGTGGTACGTACATCCCCCCCATTAAGGGTCACAACTACCTGTATGTAGTATTATGGTCTTACTAGATGGATCTGGTCTAGTTCCATATTCCCTCCGGGCCTCCTCGAAGAAACGGCCCAAACGctttccctcctcttcccatcctccaaCCTGAAATGCCAACAATGGATGCGCAAGGCCCGTCGGCGCGAGGATATCGACCTCGAAGCCGGAACGCTACCCGCCACATCCCGCACTATCACCCAGTACCCCTACTGGGGGCGGCAACTGCTCGAGCTACTGGACGAGTACGACCGAACAGAGCCGACGACAGTTAAACAGTGGATTGCGGATAAGCGGAAACCAAACCAACGGTATACGTTTTGGATTGCGGTGGTGGCGTTGGCCCTTGCGCTCGTGTTCGGGTTCATTCAGTCTGTCACCGGGATTCTACAGGTTgtccagcagcagcggcgtTGATCGCGCATTACTAGATTGGGAACTAGGGAAGGCTAGAGTTTAGGGCGCTGCGATTTCGGCAAATCAAAGTAATGATCTGCTTGTCAACAATCTTGCTAAATTGCTATGTTGTAATGATGTCTAATGGCAATTGAGAGGGCTGCAATTTGGCTCGGCTTTCCCGCCTCTATCAGCTAGCTTTGTCACATTTGGCCCGCGAGCTACTAACTAGCAGGGGTGTGGTTCAGCTCTTCCGAAGTGACCCCGTTCCAGACTCGGCATACTTTCCTTTTTACTCTCGCCGGGTCAGGCGGACCGGTCGCGCACAGGCGCCCATGAATTCTGGGCTCACTCTTTGTTTCCCCTGTCTGGCTTGCCCCCTGTTGCCTCCGCATTCCGTCCTTTGATCTATCCTTCCATTGTCTGGTCGGTCTTTTGTAGTCTTTGTTGCAATCTGAATGCTGGTCAGGCTCCACTGCGGGAGACGGACACGGGACGAGCCTTGCCCTAACGAACGAAAACCGGGCCCAGGACCCGCCAAATGATGATGTCGTAATCTTGTATAGTAGTATGTATACAGCCCAGCACGCGGGGAACGAGTGTCAACCACCTCCCTGGAGAGAATGATTGGTGCCAAAGCGATCACCCAGGGCTTCGCTTCTCCTGCCCGACCGATCGCTGAAGATGAAAGGGTGGCTGGGCCAGACTCCGCCCATCGTAGACATGGATCTTGTGGTGACTCTCTTGCCCCCCCTCTCCGCTCGGCTAACGAACTAGAAGCAGGCAACTAGCAGGGATGGCTCCGACCACCCCGAAACTCTCGCGGGTTTCCACTCTGGGTGATCCGGTCTCAGCGGGATCCGATCATGGGCCAAGTCAAGCCAAAGGTTAAACCGGTGCGAGGGCGCTTCCCTGTTGGTCTCCCGGCAGATCCCTCGAGCCTTGCAGCTCGCCGAAACCCCGCCAAGACGAATCGCCACATTCCGACGGTCGAGTGACAGGCTGCTGATCTGGCCGTCGTAATAGGCCCCTAACCCTGTCTATTCCCTGCAGCGGATGTCCGTGCTGGAGTCGTACCCAGGCGATCTGGCCCACTTACCCCAGATTGAGCAGGAGAGCAGAAGATTCCAATGCCGGCTAGAGGGTGATGGAGGAGCGTGTCCCCTGGAAAAGAGGGGAAGAGTAAGCCGCTCGGGGGATATCCCGGCCAGAGAGCAGGGGGTTACAGAAATACATCTGGTCGTCTAGTGTGGGGGAGAATGGTCAGTGGCTGCAAGTGTTTGAGGCACAAACATGCCCCGATCTACGAGGAAGTTTAACCGCGAGGATGATCCATTGTGGAAGTTAACAATCGACGGAGACCCCCACGTTAGAAGCTAATGGCAGCACACGTACATTAGTTCGTACCCAAGTACTTAACGACGCTCTCGTCAGCGGTGGATCGAGTGACactccccctcctccttctctccctccacctTCCCATGTCCACCAGTCAATGTTGTCCATGCAGGGCTCTCCCATGCCTGCTCGCCTGAGTGACCTCGACacctcctcttcttctctgattCTCACGCCCCACCGAGCCagcacctccgtctccaccaGCACGGCTAGTCCCGATGACGGTTCTAGCGAGTCGCCCGACAGCGGCGATGGCTCGTCGCAATTCCTCTCGCCCGTGAGCGACTTCCCTCGACCGCACCAGATGGACCTCATGTCCCCCAAAgtcgaggagctcgatgGCGATGACCTGCAAAACATCAAGTCGGCCACGGTGGAGACCGTCCCGGGCGAATCCGTCGCGGTTCCACGGAAACGTGGGCGCCCACGCAAACACCCGCTGCCAACTCCCGGGGCCCAGGTCAAGGTGACCAAGGGTCGCTCCAAGACCGGCTGTATCACCTGTcggaggagaaagaagaagtgTGATGAGACCAAGCCGGCGTGCCTCAACTGTCAGAAGAATGCCGTCGTCTGTGAGGGGTATCCGCCCAAGGAGATCTGGAAGAGCGGACGACAGAAGCAAGCGAACGGTCCGTCGATTTTGGGATCCAGAGGTGTCAAATTGCCTATTTCTGACTTTCCCCTTCCAGCTCAAAGTCACTCCCTCGCCGCGGTGCCACGCCACCTGCCCCTCCTTATCGACGGCATCGAGACCGACATCGATCGTCGCTTTCTCGACCACTTCGTCTACGGCTTCAGTCGCGTGCTGACCCTCATCAACGATGACTCGAACCCGTTCAAAGAGATCCTGCTGCCCATGGCCACCCAGCACCGCGGCCTGATGCACTCCCTCATGTGTCTGTCGGGGTCGCACTTGTCCGGGCTGGATCCCGAGCCGAAGCTGAAGGACCGGAAGTACTTTCACTTCCATCGCGCCATCCAAGACCTCAAGGACAACATCCTTGCAACGTCCCCCTCGTCATCGTCACTCCCGCAAGCCTCGAATGAGGACCAAGAGCTGCTCGTGGAAGACCCGATCATCGCATCCACCATCGCGCTCAGTCTCAACACCATCTGCGAAGGCGAGACCAACGGCGAATACCGTCCACACATGGATGCCGCCCGGTACCTGCTCGTGTCGCAGCAACCGCGCAATGAGAAGTTCCGCCAGTTCATCGTCGAGTTCTTCCAGTACCACGATGTCTCGAATTCTCTCACCTCGCTCGATCGCAGACCCGCCCTTCTGCCCAGCAACATGCGGCTCCCCGAATTCGTGCCAGGCGCCCAGGCAGGCATGTTCCTGGGTGTCTTTGACGGGCTCTTTAACTATATATCGGAGGTGACCCAGCTCCGCGACCGAATCCGCGAACGCTTCGACCAGGGCTATGAGCCAGCAGTGGACTACCAAACCCTCAGCGAGGCCGTCTCCATCGACACCGCCATCCGCACCTGGGAGACATCACACGAGCCCGACACGCCCAACTGGTTCCTAGCCCAGCTATACCGCCAGTCAACCTGGGTATACCTATACCGAACAATCCGGCCCTCCCGCCCAAGCGAGAAGATCAGCCAGGTCGTCGAGGACGGCCTATCGTACCTGGACCAGCTACCGCAGGATGCAGGTGCTTTTAGCATTGTTCTCATGCCGCTCTTTCTGCTCGGCTGCTCGGCGTTTATCCccgagcagcgcgagcgcgTCCAGAAGGGGTTCGATGCGCTCAAGGCGTACTCGAACCTGCGCAATATCGAACCTGCTTTCAAGGTGGTTGCGCGCGTGTGGGAAATTATGGATaccaagatggaggataGCTGGGATTGGGAGAAGATTATCCGTGATATGAACATGGACTTCCTCATCACCTGAGTTCTTTTTACATGTTTTTTTTCTGATTTGATACCCGTTTTCTATCTTTCCTTTATGATTACCCCGACTTGACAAAGTGTACTTTGGAATCGGATGTACCACCTGGCGTTTTTTTGTTATTTGTGGGGTTTGCATTATTGGTTGGTTGGGCTGCTTCGAGGCGATATCGTGGAAGGCCAAGGGGAGACAAAAACTCTGGATGGGGGCTATCTGTTTTTTCGTTCTTCTTCCAATTTTCCCTCAGTGTTCTGAGCCGCAAAGGCCGAGCTGAATTGGTGTTTGGTTGGGTGGATGAAGGAGGAACCCGAGTTAATCGTTTCGACAGATAATTTGGCTGCGCAGTTGTATATAATCCCATCCATCGTCTGTTCAAATCTCCCCTTCACCTCTAGTCTCATCTCGGCTCCGCAGACACAAGCAAGAAATACGGCCGATGCCTCTCATTTTTCCACTCCGGCCTGGACACCACGTCCTCCCTCGCCGGCGCCCACTCCTTTAGCCCCGTAACCACAAACccattctccagcagcagcgtcACATACGTTTCAATTGTGCGATGATACTTCCTCACACTCTCAGAACCCAGCCAGCTCGTCTCCCGCAGTCCTTCCTCGCAGTAGGAATTTAGTGGCCACACTGTACACGTAgtgcctttttctttctcttcttgttcacccgtcgcagcagcaacagcaggAACATCCCTCCACTCCGGCGGAGGGCATACAGGCGCCGAGAAGATAGGATGCTCAACCGAGAAAACCAACTTCCCTCTTTTAGAATTGTTTAGAAATTGAGAACCCGAACCCGAACTTGAGCCCTGGGCCCCCTTAACCAAACACGCGTGAATCTGTCGAAACAGCCCCCCCAGATTCGATATGTAGTGGAATGTCAGCGAGCTGTACACGAGATGGTATGTATCGGTATCAGTTTGGTCGAGGCTGAGAGTCTCCAGATCATGGCGCTGATAGGTTATCACATCCTTGGGATTCGGAGCACTGCTGTCATAACCACCATCATTGTCGTCGAACTTCTTCGCCCGCTCAATCATCCGCTCTGATACATCAATTCCCCGAACGGATTCTGCGCTCGCGCTATCCCGCGCCCAGCGGCTGAACCAGCCATACCCGCAGCCCAGATCGAGGACTTTGCAGTTTTGCAGTCCGTTCGTTGTGTCGGCGTTGTGGCTCAGAACCATATCCCGCAGAACGGGCCATTCCGGAGCCCCGCTGAGCCCGTGTTGCGAGCGGGGGAGCGTGCTGTACGCTGTGAAGAAATTGGGGTTGTCGTAGATGTTTTGCGTTTGGGGGGACATGGTGGCACTGGTTGGGAATACCGTGGTTGTTTGCTTGCTGTATCCGGCAGTTGGTAACTAATGTCGTTGTAGAGTCGAGGTGTAGAGTTTTGGAGTGGATAGATCGAGTGCTGGCGGCTTCACCCGAATTGATATTTCCCTTATTGGGTGCCCGAGATGCAGCACTAACTGAGCACTCAGGGTTGCTTCAGTGATCGTCTCACCTGGAACTCCTCTCTAATATTTAAATTGTCTCTTTTCCTCGTCAAGACGTAGCTTTTGTTTAGTGTATTTCATCTACAACGGTCTAAGTGCATTACTACTTTCAGATCTCTTCGGATTATAGTCATTGccgttttcttttctgtgGTCTTGGTCCCTTTCACCTGAGGCTTTGGTTGAGCCTGTTGTAAACTAACGAGTATTATCGGTGGCGTCGTCAACGACTAGAGAAAGGCAGTTGCATAACTTTACTAGTTATGGTTTCCACCACCTCTActcctttttcctttctttaAGCGTAGCTATTATAAATTCTGTCAGTGCTTCCGATCTAGCAAATTATATATTGTTTTGAGTGTTATCTTTACTTAACGACTTTTCTCCTACGACTTATGGTACGATACTCCTTATATTAGAATGAGGACAGGATATTGCCAATACTTAAACAGACTTGAAGACTAACTATACTATCATAGACCAAATCGTGCAAATGCCAACTAAAGCCCTTTGGGTTATAGCAACCAGtttgaaaagaaaaggaaactCTGCTCTTTCCAGAACTAATCGGACTCTATTCTCAGCTACGGCTAGGCTTCCAAATTCCATGTCAATCATTAAAAGAGTTCTGCATTACATCGGGCTCAGCCACCAAGGACGGTAACGTTAAGCTAGCAAAGCCTCTGCTCTCTTACTGCAAGGGGAAACCTTGCAAGGCTGGCAATACCACGCCCCGCTGGGGTTGGCAATCGTAAATCTCGCGCTAGTCCTCATATAGTAACCACAGCGAGGTCGCGATTGAGGTGAGGTCCACCATCAAACCTCATTTTCTGTCCGATTTACGATTCCCTTCAGCCTTGCTAATCTTCCAAGTGGTTTGTCTCTCACCGACACGATGGTTCGTCAATCTACCGGTTTTTGTGAAAGGGGCTGAGCCCAACATGGCTGACGACGCTGGTTCGACGCAACAAGTATATAAATCGGCTCTGCTCTTGTTGAATCTCTTGCTATACAATCCCATCCACTATCCTACAATCAGTCTCAGCCGTGGTAAAGAGAAAATTAGTACGAGCATCGATCCCAGTCCCCATTTAGTTCCAACGTCCACCATGCGCCTCAAGACTTTTGCCCTACTGAGCACTCAGCTCATTCTGCCGACGGCAAGTATTCAACTTGGCTCACCCTTGCAGACAGCTAACATGGCGTGTATAATTTAGCTCGCCCAAGTACCGGTGAATCCGTCTGGCATGTTCCAGCTCAGTAACGATAC
Encoded proteins:
- a CDS encoding uncharacterized protein (ID:PFLUO_004444-T1.cds;~source:funannotate), coding for MLSMQGSPMPARLSDLDTSSSSLILTPHRASTSVSTSTASPDDGSSESPDSGDGSSQFLSPVSDFPRPHQMDLMSPKVEELDGDDLQNIKSATVETVPGESVAVPRKRGRPRKHPLPTPGAQVKVTKGRSKTGCITCRRRKKKCDETKPACLNCQKNAVVCEGYPPKEIWKSGRQKQANAQSHSLAAVPRHLPLLIDGIETDIDRRFLDHFVYGFSRVLTLINDDSNPFKEILLPMATQHRGLMHSLMCLSGSHLSGLDPEPKLKDRKYFHFHRAIQDLKDNILATSPSSSSLPQASNEDQELLVEDPIIASTIALSLNTICEGETNGEYRPHMDAARYLLVSQQPRNEKFRQFIVEFFQYHDVSNSLTSLDRRPALLPSNMRLPEFVPGAQAGMFLGVFDGLFNYISEVTQLRDRIRERFDQGYEPAVDYQTLSEAVSIDTAIRTWETSHEPDTPNWFLAQLYRQSTWVYLYRTIRPSRPSEKISQVVEDGLSYLDQLPQDAGAFSIVLMPLFLLGCSAFIPEQRERVQKGFDALKAYSNLRNIEPAFKVVARVWEIMDTKMEDSWDWEKIIRDMNMDFLIT
- a CDS encoding uncharacterized protein (ID:PFLUO_004445-T1.cds;~source:funannotate), producing the protein MSPQTQNIYDNPNFFTAYSTLPRSQHGLSGAPEWPVLRDMVLSHNADTTNGLQNCKVLDLGCGYGWFSRWARDSASAESVRGIDVSERMIERAKKFDDNDGGYDSSAPNPKDVITYQRHDLETLSLDQTDTDTYHLVYSSLTFHYISNLGGLFRQIHACLVKGAQGSSSGSGSQFLNNSKRGKLVFSVEHPIFSAPVCPPPEWRDVPAVAAATGEQEEKEKGTTCTVWPLNSYCEEGLRETSWLGSESVRKYHRTIETYVTLLLENGFVVTGLKEWAPAREDVVSRPEWKNERHRPYFLLVSAEPR